A portion of the Stigmatella aurantiaca DW4/3-1 genome contains these proteins:
- a CDS encoding MarR family winged helix-turn-helix transcriptional regulator — MKPLNADEEAFWRALGRVVHVLPRLLEEDLSKATGLSMTEYAVLLTLAEAPGQRLRMAELAAAIALSASRITRVVDDLSSRALVRKERHAADARGAVAVLTHEGLSRQQSAAPQHLASARRRVLDLVPPEHLIALGRVLQQVADRAVGAAPAP, encoded by the coding sequence ATGAAACCGTTGAATGCAGACGAGGAGGCGTTCTGGCGCGCCCTGGGACGGGTGGTGCACGTCCTGCCTCGCTTGCTGGAGGAGGACCTGTCGAAGGCGACAGGGCTCTCCATGACCGAGTACGCCGTCCTCCTCACCCTCGCGGAGGCGCCTGGACAGCGCCTGCGCATGGCCGAGTTGGCGGCTGCCATTGCCTTGTCGGCCAGCCGCATCACCCGGGTCGTGGACGATTTGAGCTCGCGTGCGCTGGTGCGCAAGGAGCGGCACGCCGCCGACGCACGCGGCGCCGTCGCGGTGCTCACCCACGAGGGCCTGAGCCGCCAGCAAAGCGCCGCTCCCCAGCATCTGGCCAGTGCACGAAGGCGGGTGTTGGACCTTGTGCCCCCAGAGCACCTCATCGCCCTGGGACGCGTGCTTCAGCAGGTGGCGGACCGCGCGGTGGGGGCAGCCCCCGCGCCCTGA
- a CDS encoding IS701 family transposase, translated as MGLPRTFLQLLAAMGASMTVPSLLSLVTVVQGWVFAGRRTLTGVMVAAADSISKHFSAYYRLFATARWSLDQVGLAMVRLALPLLGEGPVPLTLDDTLARKRGLKVFGAGMHHDPLASSRRYAVTSWGHSWVVLAVRVQVPCCPGRFFSLPVLFRLSLNQKAAARWHLKYRTRPELAVELLQCLCTAFAERHFRVAADSTYGGQSVLGSLPENCDLLSRLPLDARLFAPPPIHKPGTQGRPRKRGMRLPSPQQMLAQQRARRVTLHLYGRQDTIRLVETVAYWYGVPHRPLKIVVVEPLTGGRPLQAFYSTDLSLSAEQVLAEYAGRWSIEEAFQGSKSHLGFEEPQGWSRLAVRRTAPLAMLLYSLTVLWFAQHGYRLYTPVTRPWYRHKVRPSFADMLATLRLACLKPALSATPAVHQGRQNLLVLLPDTLRVAAAGAS; from the coding sequence ATGGGACTGCCAAGGACGTTTCTTCAACTGCTGGCCGCGATGGGGGCCAGCATGACGGTGCCGAGCCTGCTCTCGCTGGTAACGGTGGTGCAGGGCTGGGTGTTCGCCGGACGGAGGACCCTCACGGGGGTGATGGTGGCTGCCGCAGACAGCATCTCGAAGCACTTCTCGGCCTACTACCGGCTGTTTGCTACGGCGCGCTGGAGCCTGGACCAGGTGGGATTGGCGATGGTGCGCTTGGCGCTGCCGCTGCTGGGCGAAGGGCCGGTGCCGTTGACGTTGGATGACACGCTGGCGCGCAAGCGGGGCTTGAAGGTGTTCGGCGCGGGGATGCACCATGACCCATTGGCCAGCAGCCGCCGGTATGCCGTGACGAGCTGGGGCCACAGCTGGGTGGTGCTGGCCGTACGGGTGCAGGTGCCCTGCTGTCCCGGCCGCTTCTTCAGCCTGCCGGTGCTCTTCCGGCTCTCCCTCAACCAGAAGGCCGCCGCTCGATGGCACCTCAAGTACCGCACACGACCGGAGTTGGCGGTGGAACTGCTCCAGTGTCTGTGCACGGCGTTCGCGGAGCGCCACTTTCGCGTGGCGGCGGACTCCACCTATGGGGGCCAAAGCGTCTTGGGCTCCCTGCCAGAAAACTGTGATTTGCTCAGCCGACTGCCTTTGGATGCGCGCTTGTTCGCCCCACCTCCTATTCACAAGCCGGGAACCCAGGGCCGACCTCGCAAGCGCGGCATGCGCTTACCTTCTCCGCAGCAAATGCTCGCGCAGCAGCGCGCCCGCCGGGTGACGCTCCACCTCTACGGCCGACAGGACACGATCCGTTTGGTGGAAACCGTGGCCTATTGGTACGGCGTCCCCCATCGTCCTCTCAAAATCGTTGTCGTCGAGCCCTTGACCGGAGGGCGTCCTCTTCAGGCTTTCTACTCTACGGACCTCTCTTTGTCCGCAGAGCAGGTGCTGGCCGAGTACGCAGGCCGCTGGTCCATTGAAGAAGCCTTCCAAGGCAGCAAGAGCCATCTGGGCTTCGAGGAGCCCCAGGGCTGGAGCCGCCTGGCGGTCCGAAGGACCGCTCCCCTGGCCATGCTGCTCTACAGCCTCACAGTGCTCTGGTTTGCTCAGCACGGCTATCGGCTCTACACACCGGTGACTCGCCCTTGGTACCGCCACAAGGTCCGTCCTTCCTTTGCCGACATGCTCGCCACGCTTCGTCTGGCTTGTTTGAAACCTGCACTTTCGGCGACCCCGGCTGTGCACCAGGGGCGTCAAAACCTCCTGGTCCTCCTACCCGATACGCTTCGAGTCGCTGCTGCCGGAGCCTCCTAA
- a CDS encoding tetratricopeptide repeat protein gives MAASGGRQRSVDVVILTAITLEFQAVLQVEAGACEGSRWEQEQGPNGLPVAFREFKTQQGKRPMRVAVTQAGDMGAVAATHALLPLTMLYTPRCVAMCGVCAGRPGKTNLGDMVAAERLFFHDTGKQLPDQVQQDLKTYNLRDDWKVALEHFDFAARFRQEPWWQQRPIPYEWQENWVLAKLLENVTDPSQHPECEQFCPRWDFVIESLWKSDDVQDGTLLLTEQGRKRIGRVFIKHRNRLPDLSPAGSVLPFKVHVAPMGSGNQVVEDHTVWSFVSEHMRKTLGLEMEAVALGALAHAQREQKLDALVLKGVMDFANHGRDDQFKQYAARASAECLLAFLRETLDVEIVPGTDDLLESGTEKLPENPPPSALLNARYQVVSFHEQGREAILAELTRWCEEGPAVAVRLLHAEGGAGKTRLAIEAVRRQGLKDWSTGFLPKQVPEDWLERLWKRGRPTLVVIDYAESRPDLSLVLQRLVRYRQQEGVGSMRRMRLLLLARNAEDWWQSLRDKTELSTWLDETMPYELPSLTPLKTERERVFQEAVAEFALRRKVNEKPRGDLLLLDERFERVLYLHMAALAWVEGLAFDAATLMKVILDHEEHFWETQAPPSDTALSLRKSLARQVVAAATLRGGMEDFSTAARIVTKLLPRSFNEKDQELLHLLHRIYQRKGPKASMYLPALEPDLLGEAMVLRVASPEREEDRVAPDWIDRVLPSDEEERIVGTGLEVLGRASAAHPEAGRRWLERLLTNPLRPRARLALVAAKNVGMHTAFSPLGEILAERLRAVSDIELARELATVGVPQSTVSLGEVDVWILTTLLQESGSAIGEASERTRASLLNKLGNRLGALGRPAEALEATREAVGLHRELAQRNPDAFRPALAGSLNNLGNRLGTLGRPEEALEATHEAVGLHRELAQRNPDAFRPDLAVSLNNLGNWLSDLGWPEEALEATREAVGLHRELAQRNPDAFRPDLAGSLNNLGNSLSALGLRWPEEALEATREAVGLYRELAQRNPDAFQPDLAGSLHNLGNRLRDVVRPEEALEATREAVGLHRELAQRNPNAFRPDLAGSLSNLGNWLSALGGPAEALEATREAVGLYRELAQRNPDAFQPDLAVSLSNLGSSLSTLGRPAEALEATREAVGLYRELAQRNPDAFRPDLAKSLRNLAARLGALGRPAEALEATREAVENS, from the coding sequence ATGGCGGCGAGTGGAGGACGTCAACGCAGCGTTGATGTGGTCATCCTGACGGCCATCACGCTGGAGTTTCAGGCGGTGCTCCAGGTGGAGGCCGGGGCCTGCGAGGGCAGCCGCTGGGAGCAGGAGCAGGGGCCCAACGGTCTGCCGGTCGCGTTCCGGGAGTTCAAGACCCAGCAAGGAAAACGGCCCATGCGCGTGGCCGTCACACAGGCTGGAGACATGGGGGCGGTCGCGGCGACCCATGCGCTGCTGCCCCTAACCATGCTCTATACACCCCGCTGCGTGGCGATGTGCGGTGTGTGCGCGGGCCGCCCTGGCAAGACGAACCTCGGAGACATGGTCGCCGCCGAGCGTTTGTTCTTCCACGACACCGGCAAGCAACTGCCTGACCAGGTACAGCAGGATCTCAAGACATACAACCTGCGCGATGACTGGAAGGTAGCGCTCGAGCACTTCGACTTCGCTGCGCGCTTCCGGCAAGAGCCCTGGTGGCAACAGCGCCCCATTCCTTACGAGTGGCAGGAGAACTGGGTCCTGGCGAAGTTGCTGGAGAACGTCACCGATCCGTCCCAGCATCCCGAGTGCGAGCAGTTCTGCCCACGGTGGGACTTCGTCATCGAGTCGCTCTGGAAGTCGGACGACGTCCAGGATGGCACGCTTCTGCTCACCGAACAGGGCCGGAAGCGGATCGGCCGGGTGTTCATCAAGCATCGCAACCGTCTACCCGATCTGTCTCCTGCGGGATCGGTGCTTCCCTTCAAGGTTCACGTCGCCCCCATGGGCAGCGGCAACCAGGTCGTCGAGGACCACACGGTGTGGAGCTTCGTGTCCGAGCACATGCGCAAGACCCTGGGTCTGGAGATGGAAGCCGTGGCGCTCGGCGCGCTGGCGCATGCGCAGCGGGAGCAGAAGCTCGATGCCTTGGTCCTCAAGGGCGTGATGGACTTCGCCAACCACGGGCGCGACGACCAGTTCAAGCAATACGCCGCCCGTGCCTCAGCGGAGTGCTTGCTGGCCTTCCTCCGAGAGACGCTGGACGTGGAGATCGTGCCCGGAACAGACGATCTCCTGGAATCAGGGACGGAGAAGTTGCCCGAGAACCCACCTCCCTCCGCCCTGCTCAACGCGCGCTATCAGGTCGTCTCCTTTCACGAGCAGGGACGGGAGGCCATCCTCGCGGAGCTGACACGCTGGTGTGAAGAGGGTCCCGCAGTGGCGGTGCGGCTGCTGCACGCGGAAGGGGGCGCGGGCAAGACCCGGCTCGCCATCGAAGCCGTGCGGCGTCAGGGCCTGAAGGATTGGTCCACCGGTTTCCTACCCAAGCAGGTGCCCGAGGATTGGCTCGAGCGCTTGTGGAAACGAGGGCGGCCCACGCTGGTGGTCATCGACTATGCCGAGAGCCGTCCAGACCTGAGCTTGGTCCTGCAGCGACTGGTCCGCTACCGCCAACAGGAAGGCGTGGGGTCGATGCGCCGGATGCGTCTGCTGCTCCTGGCGCGCAACGCCGAGGACTGGTGGCAGTCATTACGAGACAAGACGGAGCTGAGCACGTGGCTGGATGAAACAATGCCCTACGAGCTTCCTTCCCTGACTCCACTCAAGACAGAGCGAGAGAGGGTATTTCAGGAGGCCGTGGCGGAGTTCGCCCTGCGGCGCAAGGTGAACGAAAAGCCGCGAGGTGATCTCCTGCTCCTGGACGAACGGTTCGAGCGGGTGCTCTATCTGCACATGGCCGCACTCGCATGGGTGGAGGGCCTTGCGTTTGATGCGGCCACCTTGATGAAAGTGATCCTCGACCACGAGGAGCACTTCTGGGAAACGCAGGCTCCCCCGTCGGATACGGCACTCTCTCTGCGGAAGTCCTTGGCGCGTCAGGTGGTGGCCGCCGCCACTCTTCGTGGAGGAATGGAGGACTTCTCCACGGCCGCGCGCATCGTGACAAAGCTGTTGCCGCGATCCTTCAACGAGAAGGATCAAGAACTGCTCCACCTGCTGCACCGCATCTACCAGCGGAAGGGTCCGAAAGCGTCCATGTATCTCCCCGCCTTGGAGCCCGACCTCCTGGGCGAAGCCATGGTGCTTCGGGTCGCCTCGCCTGAACGCGAAGAGGACCGGGTAGCCCCAGACTGGATTGACCGGGTGCTGCCCTCGGATGAAGAAGAGCGGATCGTGGGCACCGGACTGGAGGTACTCGGCCGTGCATCCGCCGCGCATCCTGAGGCAGGGCGACGCTGGCTGGAGAGACTCCTGACGAACCCCTTGCGGCCGCGTGCGCGCCTGGCCTTGGTGGCCGCAAAGAACGTGGGAATGCACACGGCGTTCTCTCCGCTGGGAGAGATCCTGGCCGAGCGGCTTCGCGCGGTCAGTGATATCGAGTTAGCCCGTGAACTCGCGACCGTAGGAGTTCCTCAATCCACAGTGTCACTGGGAGAGGTCGACGTCTGGATACTGACCACCCTTCTACAAGAATCTGGGTCAGCGATTGGAGAGGCCTCGGAGAGAACAAGAGCGTCGCTTCTCAACAAGCTGGGCAACAGGTTGGGCGCCCTGGGACGGCCAGCGGAGGCCCTGGAAGCCACCCGCGAGGCGGTTGGACTCCATCGTGAGTTGGCCCAGCGCAACCCCGATGCGTTCCGGCCTGCCCTCGCCGGCAGCCTCAACAACCTGGGCAACAGGTTGGGTACCCTGGGACGGCCAGAGGAGGCCCTGGAAGCCACCCACGAGGCGGTTGGACTCCATCGTGAGTTGGCCCAGCGCAACCCCGATGCATTCCGGCCTGACCTCGCCGTCAGCCTCAACAACCTAGGCAACTGGTTGAGCGACCTGGGATGGCCAGAGGAGGCCCTGGAGGCCACCCGCGAGGCGGTTGGACTCCATCGTGAGTTGGCCCAGCGCAACCCCGATGCATTCCGGCCTGACCTCGCCGGCAGCCTCAACAACCTGGGCAACAGTTTGAGCGCCCTAGGATTGCGATGGCCAGAGGAGGCCCTGGAGGCCACCCGCGAGGCGGTTGGACTTTATCGTGAGTTGGCCCAGCGCAACCCCGATGCATTCCAGCCTGACCTCGCCGGCAGCCTCCACAACCTAGGCAACCGGTTGAGAGATGTGGTACGGCCAGAGGAGGCCCTGGAGGCCACCCGCGAGGCGGTTGGACTCCATCGTGAGTTGGCCCAGCGCAACCCCAACGCGTTCCGGCCTGACCTCGCCGGCAGCCTCAGCAACCTGGGCAACTGGTTGAGCGCCCTGGGAGGGCCAGCGGAGGCCCTGGAGGCCACCCGCGAGGCGGTTGGACTTTATCGTGAGTTGGCCCAGCGCAACCCCGATGCATTCCAGCCTGACCTCGCCGTCAGTCTCAGCAACCTGGGCAGCAGTTTGAGCACCCTGGGACGGCCAGCGGAGGCCCTGGAGGCCACCCGCGAGGCGGTTGGACTTTATCGTGAGTTGGCCCAGCGCAACCCCGATGCATTCCGGCCTGACCTCGCCAAAAGCCTCCGCAACTTGGCCGCCAGGTTGGGCGCCCTGGGACGGCCAGCGGAGGCCCTGGAGGCCACCCGCGAGGCGGTTGAGAACTCCTAA
- a CDS encoding DUF2019 domain-containing protein has product MARLEKLVEDFVKNVAAQTEEIARGSAGKGNRHAKRYISAFDKLCAYGDAGRDALAVLLKHPRIDVRVMAAAFLLRHRTAEAKAVLEEAAEHKGAAALEARQTLTNWKNGTWALDPG; this is encoded by the coding sequence GTGGCGAGATTAGAGAAGCTCGTCGAGGATTTCGTCAAGAACGTTGCTGCTCAGACAGAGGAGATCGCTCGGGGGAGTGCTGGCAAAGGAAACCGTCACGCAAAGCGATACATTTCGGCATTCGACAAGTTGTGTGCGTACGGGGATGCTGGAAGGGATGCGCTGGCTGTGCTGTTGAAGCATCCTCGAATCGACGTGAGGGTCATGGCCGCCGCCTTTCTGTTGCGCCATCGAACAGCGGAAGCCAAAGCGGTGTTGGAAGAGGCCGCAGAGCACAAAGGGGCGGCGGCACTTGAGGCACGGCAGACTTTGACGAACTGGAAGAATGGCACCTGGGCGTTGGATCCAGGATAG
- a CDS encoding NAD-dependent epimerase/dehydratase family protein — MKILVTGATGYAGSRIAPALRREGHTVFGMTRDVDSPRARALAVSEVEPVAGDLADPSSYRDHLRDVDAVVHLTLDYGNPVSSDQGLFAELRAAHGRDGRHRHLVYTTGCSIYGKVEAPLLDENTPGNPEGSLFFRMRLEQELAASGLPHTVLRPGFMYGGDARTSMLGRWFAEAHAGRTAFYGNRDKSWSWIHIDDLAAAYVTVLARAGRSNLPREERVDGEIFCLGEEGPPTSLEIFTACLRTAGNTGPVSFEPIAAGGWLDQAADQDEVMNCAKARRQLGWSPRHGGVLPELATYHRAWRAASTAA; from the coding sequence GTGAAGATTCTCGTCACCGGCGCCACTGGCTATGCCGGCAGCCGCATCGCCCCCGCCCTGCGGAGGGAGGGTCACACCGTCTTCGGCATGACCCGGGACGTGGACAGCCCCCGCGCGCGGGCGCTCGCGGTGTCGGAGGTGGAGCCGGTCGCGGGGGACCTCGCCGATCCCAGCAGCTACCGGGACCACCTGAGGGACGTCGACGCCGTGGTTCACCTCACCTTGGACTATGGAAACCCCGTGAGCAGTGACCAGGGCCTGTTCGCCGAGCTGCGCGCCGCCCACGGCCGTGACGGCCGCCACCGCCACCTGGTCTACACCACCGGTTGTTCCATTTACGGCAAGGTCGAGGCCCCTCTTCTCGACGAGAACACCCCAGGGAATCCCGAGGGGAGCTTGTTCTTCCGGATGCGGCTGGAGCAGGAACTCGCCGCCAGCGGGCTGCCGCACACCGTGCTGCGTCCAGGGTTCATGTACGGTGGCGACGCTCGCACCTCCATGCTCGGGCGCTGGTTCGCCGAGGCCCACGCGGGCCGGACGGCTTTCTACGGCAACCGGGACAAGTCATGGTCCTGGATTCACATCGACGACCTCGCCGCGGCCTATGTCACCGTCTTGGCCCGCGCGGGACGGTCGAACCTCCCACGGGAAGAGCGGGTGGACGGGGAGATCTTTTGCCTCGGCGAGGAGGGCCCTCCCACCTCGCTGGAGATCTTCACTGCCTGTTTGCGGACGGCCGGGAACACGGGCCCCGTCTCCTTCGAGCCCATCGCGGCGGGGGGCTGGCTCGATCAGGCCGCTGACCAGGACGAGGTGATGAATTGCGCCAAGGCTCGCCGGCAGCTGGGCTGGAGCCCTCGCCACGGTGGGGTCCTGCCGGAGCTGGCCACCTACCACCGCGCTTGGCGGGCTGCCAGCACCGCCGCCTGA
- the hflX gene encoding GTPase HflX has product MSQSSSARPPAVLVGVQLPNVSDTEHAADLAELGRLVHTLGYEVVATVTQRRDGVAAGTVLGTGKLKELAQLTGGPGTVPSGAQARKSKARERWESEDEEPPEDVPMAALADEADDTQAVSRPRVVVVDHELSPSQLSNLERATGAQVLDRTGVIVDIFHRHARSREARMQVEIARLNYLAPRMRESTGSRERQQGRGSGDSAVELDRRKIRDRLAELREGLAAIQQDQEQRRYARRDQLRVALVGYTNAGKSSLMRALTGSEVLVADQLFATLDTTVRALQPETRPRVLVSDTVGFIQKLPHDLVASFRSTLDEALEASLLLYVVDASDPTWEAQLEVTREVLRDIGAQSVPGKLLFNKADRLSAEAREALLQRHPEAIVLSAHSPEDVAALRQSVLEFFERSMTEAELVIPYARQGRIGEVYEHARVLSEVFDENGRRLKIRALPAAIAKLTHAFGT; this is encoded by the coding sequence ATGTCGCAATCTTCCTCCGCGCGTCCCCCCGCTGTGCTGGTGGGCGTCCAGCTTCCCAACGTCTCGGATACAGAACACGCCGCCGACCTCGCGGAGCTCGGCCGGTTGGTGCATACCCTCGGTTACGAGGTCGTCGCGACCGTGACCCAGCGACGCGATGGCGTGGCCGCTGGGACGGTGCTGGGGACTGGAAAGCTCAAGGAATTGGCCCAGCTCACCGGAGGCCCTGGCACCGTGCCTTCTGGAGCGCAGGCGCGCAAGTCGAAGGCCCGCGAGCGCTGGGAATCCGAGGACGAGGAGCCTCCCGAGGACGTTCCCATGGCGGCGTTGGCCGACGAGGCCGATGACACGCAAGCGGTGTCAAGGCCCCGGGTCGTGGTGGTCGACCATGAGCTCTCGCCCAGCCAGTTGAGCAACCTCGAGCGGGCCACGGGCGCCCAGGTGCTCGACCGCACCGGCGTCATCGTGGACATCTTCCACCGCCACGCGCGCAGCCGCGAGGCGCGGATGCAGGTCGAGATCGCCCGGCTCAATTACCTCGCTCCGCGCATGCGCGAGTCGACGGGAAGCCGCGAGCGCCAGCAAGGCCGGGGCTCCGGTGATTCGGCGGTGGAGCTCGATCGCCGCAAGATCCGCGACCGGCTCGCCGAGCTGCGCGAGGGGCTCGCGGCCATCCAGCAGGACCAGGAGCAGCGGCGCTATGCCCGGAGGGACCAGCTCCGGGTGGCGCTGGTCGGGTACACCAACGCGGGCAAGTCCTCGCTCATGCGCGCCCTGACCGGCAGCGAGGTGCTGGTCGCCGATCAGCTCTTCGCCACCCTGGACACCACGGTGCGGGCGCTGCAACCGGAGACCCGGCCCCGGGTGCTGGTGTCAGACACCGTGGGCTTCATCCAGAAACTGCCGCATGATCTCGTGGCCTCCTTCCGCTCGACGTTGGATGAGGCGCTGGAGGCCTCCCTGCTGCTCTACGTGGTGGATGCCTCCGATCCCACCTGGGAAGCCCAGCTCGAGGTGACCCGCGAGGTGCTCCGGGACATCGGGGCGCAGAGCGTCCCGGGCAAGCTGCTGTTCAACAAGGCGGACCGGCTCTCCGCCGAAGCACGCGAAGCCCTGCTTCAGCGGCACCCCGAGGCGATCGTCCTCTCGGCGCACTCGCCGGAGGATGTCGCCGCGCTCCGCCAGAGCGTGCTGGAGTTCTTCGAGCGCTCCATGACCGAGGCAGAGCTGGTGATTCCCTACGCCCGCCAGGGGCGCATCGGCGAGGTGTACGAGCACGCCCGGGTTCTCTCCGAGGTCTTCGATGAGAACGGCCGGCGGCTGAAGATCCGGGCGCTCCCCGCGGCGATCGCCAAGCTGACCCATGCTTTCGGGACTTGA
- a CDS encoding type II toxin-antitoxin system RatA family toxin: MKRILWVGVLILVAAVGITALVAPKEVRLHSAIRIERPPEQVYDFVTSLEAPAKTFSGHGRIPGVVKTEVVGGGPLREGVTARVHSSDGAVMERLITIMDRPRHHEYRLASGFKPPIKYLLKSGRGEWTFQPAPEGGTQVEWIYVFELTSPVIYPLASPLLNGMFAEAMVKCLARTKECLVDEASCR, from the coding sequence TTGAAGCGAATTCTGTGGGTGGGAGTGTTGATCCTGGTGGCGGCCGTGGGCATCACGGCCCTCGTTGCACCGAAGGAGGTCCGGCTCCACTCCGCGATCCGCATCGAGCGGCCTCCCGAGCAGGTCTACGACTTTGTCACCTCGCTGGAGGCGCCCGCGAAGACCTTCAGCGGGCACGGCCGCATCCCCGGGGTGGTGAAGACCGAGGTGGTTGGTGGAGGCCCCCTGCGGGAAGGGGTAACGGCCCGCGTGCACAGCTCGGACGGGGCGGTGATGGAGCGGCTCATCACCATCATGGACCGCCCCCGGCACCACGAGTACAGGCTCGCCAGTGGGTTCAAGCCGCCGATCAAGTACCTCCTCAAGTCGGGCCGCGGCGAGTGGACCTTCCAGCCCGCTCCGGAGGGGGGAACTCAGGTGGAGTGGATCTATGTGTTCGAGCTCACCTCGCCGGTGATCTACCCGCTGGCCTCGCCGCTGCTGAACGGCATGTTCGCCGAGGCCATGGTGAAGTGCCTGGCGCGTACGAAAGAGTGTCTGGTGGACGAAGCTTCGTGCCGTTAG